The following coding sequences are from one Dermacentor andersoni chromosome 5, qqDerAnde1_hic_scaffold, whole genome shotgun sequence window:
- the LOC126529846 gene encoding uncharacterized protein: MVRTIKDLFRKSKDPHLALLSYRDTPGVDGFSPAQLLMGRQLRTKVPKQDSQQRPNWPPTKRVVAKDAAYKQKQADNYKRHHGARDLPPLQTVLSPGQRPRSYVVETKRGGTLQRNQRHLVSFGPTASGEEPTPLQQVRCQEPQPANIVESTVPLGQSVQQSPAVRDRSDGVTGTRYGRPVVPPRRLNL, encoded by the exons ATGGTGCGTACAATCAAAGACCTGTTTCGCAAGTCAAAGGATCCTCATCTGGCTCTGCTCAGCTATCGGGATACTCCAGGAGTCGACGGCTTTAGTCCAGCCCAGCTGTTGATGGGACGTCAACTCAGAACCAAAGTACCAAAGCAAGACTCCCAGCAACGTCCCAACTGGCCGCCAACGAAACGTGTCGTCGCCAAGGATGCGGCTTACAAGCAGAAGCAGGCTGACAACTACAAGAGGCATCACGGAGCTCGAGACTTACCGCCACTCCAAACAG tccTCAGTCCGGGGCAAAGACCAAGAAGCTACGTGGTCGAAACGAAGCGAGGTGGCACCCTACAGCGCAACCAGCGTCACCTAGTGTCTTTTGGGCCTACTGCCTCCGGAGAGGAACCAacaccactgcagcaagttcgCTGTCAGGAACCTCAGCCTGCCAACATCGTGGAATCAACGGTCCCCCTCGGACAGTCTGTGCAACAGTCCCCTGCAGTCAGGGACCGCAGTGATGGTGTGACAGGAACACGTTACGGCCGGCCTGTTGTTCCGCCGCGCCGTTTGAACTTGTGA